In the Mesorhizobium huakuii genome, ACCAGTTGGGAGTCGGTGGTCGACTTCTCCAAGACCACCGAGGGCTGTTGATTGCCACTGAGAACTGACCCGGCAGCACAGGATATTTCCATCGAGAATTGACCCATGTTTGAACCACCCCTGCACGTTAGCGGGGGCTTTGGAGGGTGCTGTCACATTGATTGAGGGGTAAGGAAATTGAGGTAGCAGCGCGCCCATGACCGTGAGTGCACCGACCTACAAGAACCACCGCTATCCGATCGAAATCGTGGCCCGTGCTGTCTGGCTCTACTTCCGCTTCAATCTGAGCCTGCGCGATGTCGAGGAAATGCTGCTCGATCGCGGGATCGTCGTTTCCTACGAGACCATCCGCCGATGGTGCCGAAAGCACGGCCCTGATTATGCGCGCCGCATACGCCGCAAGGCACCAACGAAAGACGATGTCTGGCATCTGGATGAAGTCGTGGTGCGCATCAACGGTCAGAAGTGCTGGTTGTGGAGAGCGGTTGATCAGGACGGATATGTGCTCGACGAGATTGTCCAGACGCGTCGCAACACCAAGGCCGCCAGGCGCCTGCTGACGCGACTTCTGAAGAAGCAGGGTCTGCCGCCAAAGCGTATGATCACCGACAAACTGCGCTCCTACGGGGCGGCCAAACGCCAGCTCATGCCGAACGTGGAACACCGCTCGCATAAAGGCTTGAACAACCGGGCGGAGAATTCTCACCTGCCGTTCCGAAAACGGGAACGAACGCGACAGGGTTTCCGGTCGGTCGGCTCATTGCAGCATTTCGTGTCGATCTTCTCCGCCGTCCGAAATCTCTTCGTCCCATCCCAGACCAACCGCTCCGCAGCACAAATTCGAACCCATCGACGCCAGGCAATGGCCGCGTGGGAAGCCGTGAGTGCACGGCCTGCCTGAAAAGCGCGGTATCGGCCTCACGCGGCCACATTTCAAACAACGTGACAACGCCAATCCCATCTCTTCTTCGAGCCGGCGGTGAGGGGCAGCCAACGCGGCCTCACCTCGTCGGGGATGACCGCAGCACGTGTTGGACCAACAACCCGGCGAGTGATAATTCACCACGGCACGACCCTGCATTCGGATTTCACCCAAGGTGTTGACCACAAAAGTCGAGAACGCTCGGTGCAGAAGCCCTCTTTCATGCGCTTCCAGTTTAGGGGCCGTACCGATTACCTGGTATTCTTCACCCAGGAGCACGACGTGCTCCTGGCACTCGTAAGAGCCTATGGTGTCCATCGCCGATACAATCGGTTGCTTGAAGCCACCAGTAGGTCCAACTCTCATTATCTGTACCGTGCGATCGACAAACACGGCAACCCGGTTGATTTCCTGCTGCGAGCTTCCTGACGGTTATTGGACCGGCCGTTGGCTCCAGCGGTGCCGCCTGGAACCAAGCATATGGGGCGGTGAAGTCGGTCAGCATGTTTGCGATGTGATGTATGTTGCGTGGGCCGGTCCTGAAGATACCAAGCGCAAACTGGATGAAGCCCTCGGGCCAATGCCAAGGGGATCACCCATTTAGTTCCCGGGACGATCAGGCCGCCTTGGCGTCTGTCAGCGCCTTCTCCAAGGCGTCCTTGATCGGCTTGGTGACGTTGGCCACCCCCTTGGTGCTGAGTGCCTGGAATTCCTTGGTCTGCTCCACACACATTTCGAGCCCTTTGCGCAACAAGTTCGACTGCAGCGCGATAACTGCCGACGGCAACTTGGCGCCAACCAACGCCTGTAGATGCGAGAGGTCTGCCTCGGCGTTCGCCCGCAATGCAGCGATCGTCTTCAGCGACAGTTCGTTGCCGACCGCTTTTGTGTTTTCGAAGATGGATTCTGAGCATTTTCCGGGCGTCTTCGGCACCCGACGCGAATTCGACAAGAGCACGTTGGACAATGCGGTCTGTCAGGGTCGGAATACCCAGTGGTCGTAGCTTGCCGTTTGATTTCGGGATATAGATGCGCTTCACCGGCTTGGGGCAATAGGTGCCCTTCAGCAGGCTCATCCGCAGGGCGGCCAGATGCTGATCCAGTCCAGCCTGCATCCGTTGCTTATCTATTCCGTCTATGCCCGGTGTTCGTGCGCCACTTGACGCCAAAACAATGCGAGCGGCCTCGGCAAGCCATTCTCTATCGGCAATGAGCCGAAGAAGTCGATCGAACCTTCGGTTCGGATCGCACTCGGCCCATGTTGCGAGCTTGTGCTGCATTTCGCTGATTATCAAAGGTCTTCACCTCATTTGGTCAGGTAGTTTGCACTTCAAGCAGTTTGAACTGTTCCCCTTCGCCATGTGACAGGCTTTCCCTGCCGCGGACTACTACGAGTCCGCCAACATGATGGACATCAGGGTCAACTCCCTTGCTATGCAGAACATCGTTGTCATTCCATCATGCCTTCCCTCGTTCATATGCTGGACGTCTTCGTATTGGTGAGGCTGCCGGTCGCAGTCTTTTCCCTTGCTTTCTGCAAGTCGATGCCGATGCCATGGTCTGGCTGCGTTCTCTCCATGGTCCCCAATAAGCGCCTTACGTATGCGCGGCGATGTCACGTTGTCTGGCTATGAACGCGCTGAGAGCTGCGGCGCTGTTGTCAGCTGACCACGGTTACGGCTTTCCATTCCGCCATGGCCTGCAGGCGGTGAATATGTGTGGCAAGAGCGGAGCGTTTTGAGCGAGGTGGAACGAAGAGGTTACGCAGAGCCGAGAAGATCGAGACGAAACGCTGCAGGCTTTCTGGCGACCGGAAGCCCTGCATCACCCGCTCTCGTTTTCGCAGCGGCACATGGGAATTCTCGGCGCGGTTGTTCAATCCTTTGTGTGACCGGTGCTCGACGTCCGGCATCACCTGACGCTTGCCGCTCCATACGAGCGCAGCTTGTCAGTGATCATGCGCTTCGGTGCGACGCCCTGTTTCTTCAACAGGCGCGTCAGCAATCGCTTGCCCGCCTTGGTGTTGCGGCGGTTCTGGACGATCTCGTCGAGGACATAGCCGTCCTGATCGACGGCGCGCCATAGCCAGTGTTTTCGGCCAGCAATGGTGATGACGACTTCGTCCAGGTGCCAGATGTCATCGCGGCTCGGCTGCTTGCGGCGCAAGCGGCGAGCATAATCGGGCCCGAACTTCTTGCCCCAGCGGCGGATCGTTTCGTAGGAGACCACGATGGCGCGCTCCAGCAGCATTTCCTCGACCAGACGCAGGCTCAAGGGGAACCGGTAGTAGAGCCAGACCGCATGGGCGATGATCTGCGGCGGGAAACGATGGCGCTTGTAGCTGATGGCAGGCATTATCATGCCGCCGTCCCTATGCCACAAATGCTGACGCACGGTTTACGTGACAACACCCGCCCGACACCACACCAACCTGCCGACAATCGTGTGCAATCCATCGCCCGTTTATACTGCGCCTTCACGCGACGTCCGGCGCGGGCCGCCGGAGCCGACAACAGCTATGAAGACGATTCTGTTGACCCGCTCACACCGTACTGTTTGTTGCTGCGCGTCGACGGCCAGTTTGCTGATTGCCTGCGTCTTCTGTCCTCGACACCGTCAATCGCGTCCGATTCGACAAAACGGCGCCACCGACGGCAGGTCGCATGATGCTTCAACGTTTTCCGGGTGGGGAGGGGAGCGGCAGTCATGCCAGTTTTTTGACTGACGCTGATCAGGCCGACTGGTGGGATGAAAGAGCATACGATTACACCGCTGGTCTGACGCCGCCCGAGTGGGCCTGAGAGTTCTTGCGCCGCAACCCAGCATTCCAGCATGACGTGACCACTGCAAGCCAGCAGACCAACACACTGTCTCCCCAACCGTTTTTCGACGTGGTCGCGTCGGCCGGCGACCTGTCGCGCTGGGGTGTCCTGTTTCGCCGAGTCTTACGGGCGCAATTCGCTCGTTTTCTACGCTCTGGTGCGTCCATGTGCTGCCGGTCATAGCAGAACAACTGTGTGCATCGTCGGCGACATCGCCGTTCAAGCTCTCGGCATTGCCATGTCGTGCGACGGTCCTGCTGGCGCCCGACAAGGACCAGCATGTTCTTCTTCGCAATGCGGAGCATACGCTCCAGCTCGCCGTCTCTGGCGCGGATATCTTGCACCCTGTCTGCCTCCGTACAGAGGCGATCTGGCCGGCAATGCTTTCGAAGCCCCGCCTGAGGGCGCTCCAGCGCCTCAATGCTCTAAGTGTGGGTCAACATCTGCCTGCCCGCTTGTTTCCGCCGGAAAGACGCGGTCCCCGTCTAACCTTCGTTCTTCGTGCGCTCGACGGCTCACTTGCCGGGGCGTCACATCGCGAGCTCGCCGAAGCGCTGATTGGTCACCGGCGCGTCCATGCCGACTGGAGGGATCCTCGCGATCATATGCGCGACCGCATTCGCCGCGCCGTCCCGCATGGCCGCGCCCTCATGAACGGAGGGTACAAAGAGTTCCTCACTTGAAAAGTAGTCCGCCCTGTGCGTCAGCCGGCGAATAGTTCGGAGCCAAAACCCGGTCAATACCAGTTCGCCCGGTCAACATGGCAGCGAACGACATTGCCGGTGCGGTCTGGTTCAAGCGTCCGTCGAGCCGCGAGGCAGGGTCGGTATTGTCAGATAGCCGACAATGTCGAGTACGCAACGTAAAGGAAGCTGACTCTCGGGTGTTTTTGAACGCTTTTTGCCTTGGCACGGAACATGCACACTATTCAGCAAAACGCACCGACTGAGTGGTCATGAGAGTCTCTGACTTACGCCACCTCCCAAGGCGTACCCGGCCCGGCAGGAGCTCAGTCTCCTGCCGGGCATACATTTCAGACGCTCGTGTTCAGAACTTCAAATGCGGGTCATGCAAAGGCGAACCACCAGTCAGACGCCATGCACGCTATCGATTCAGGGAGGTTCGAAGTGGGATCGGATGACTCACCAGCGGCTGCAGGGGGCGGACGGTTTCTAGAAAAGGCCGATCAGGACCGTATTGGAGGAGTCCGCAAAGGCGTCGTCGCATCCGCGACCTATGTGGGCTGCTGCCATGAAGAACCTGGCCCATAGTGCATCCTTTGATTCGGAGGATAAACAGGAAATAACGTCATGATCCCAAAGAACGGTAACTTCAGTCCGGCGCCCCGGGCTTTCCCGCAGGCCCTGACGGGGCTCAATCCACCGCCCGCGGATCCGGTTAGCACGATCGGACTGGCCAGCTTTCCAGACAACGTGCCAGCGACGGATGGGCCCTCGCCGCAGAAGCCCTGGGGCATCCTCGGGGAGCAGTTGCCGGAGACAAGGTGGGAGTTGGCGGAGTCTTCGCTCGCCTTGGAGGAGGACTTTTCCGGACAGGCATGGCGGATCGTCGCGCAGTTCAGGGGAGACCTGCCGCCAGCGAGCCCGGACGAACACGATGCGCCCACTCGCGCCGGCAGCCTTGTTGTGCCGGCGGATGAGGACGCGGCCAGCGCGACATATCCGCAAACCAACGCGCATCCGCGGCAAGACCTCTCGTTGGACGCTATGGACGAGGCTCTGCCACGGGAGGGGGTACAGCAGCTTCTGGAGCTCTCCCCGCAGCCCCTTGCCGGCCCAAGCCACAGCACTGCAGGGTTTCCCGCCGTCGACGGGGGAGCACGTGAAAGAGCGGAAGACTACGAGCAGGCCCTGGGCATCCTCAGGAAGCACTTGCCGGAGACGTTTTTTGGGGTGGCGAAGTCTATGCTCGCCGAGGGGGGGGGACTGTTGTGAACAGGCATGGCGGATGGTCGAGCAGTTCCGGGAAGACCCGTCCTCAGCGAAGTTTGGAGAGGCGACAGGGTGGGAATGCGAGATGGCGCAGCAGAGGAACGGATATGACTGCGGTGTATCAGTGCCGGCGGCCACACACGAACTGGTGACCAGACTGGCGAACCGCCAATCGTCCGAGAGCGCATCGCTGGATCTTCGAGACGTCATCGCCGATCATACGGCGTTGCTGGCGCGGCACGGGGCGCAACCGGCAATCGCCTTGGAGGAGAGTCATACGGAGGCGCGGTCAAGCTCGAAAGGGAAACGCGGGGCTCGCAGGGCCGGCGGCGCCTGGGAAAACGCGGATGCGCTGGCGGAACTCAAGTTCGGCGGCGACACGTTCGGCAAGGGCGACATCGGTCGTGTCCCATCAGGTGGTGTAGCTCGGCGGTTACGAAGCCGCTCGCGAGCGCGCCGTTAGTAGCGCTGTAGCGAGTGAGCGGCGTGTCGGTGGTCATCGGCGCTTTCCGGTAGGGTTGGGTTGTTGACGCCAACCCGTTTCGGAAGGACCACCGATGACCGACGACATGATGAACCTGCGCACGCTCGTGGAGAAGACCCCCGACGCCGATATCTTGCGCGAGATGATCGGCTTTGCCGCCGAGCGGCTGATGGAGCTGGAGGTGGGCGCCGCCACCGGCGCCGGCTATGGCGAGAAGAATGCGCTTCGGCTGGCTCAGCGCAACGGCTACCGCGACAGAGACTGGGAGACGCGGGCCGGCACCGTCGAACTGCGCATCCCCAAGCTCAGGAAGGGCTCTTACTTTCCGGGCTTCCTCGAACCGCGTCGCATGGCGGAGAAGGCGCTGACCGCCGTCATCCAGGAGGCCTACGTCCAGGGTATCTCGACCCGCTCGGTCGACGACCTGGTCAAGGCCATGGGCATGAGCGGAATCTCCAAGAGCCAGGTCAGCCCGCTGTGCGAAGAGATCGACGGCAAGGTCAAAGCGTTCCTTGAAAGACCCATCGAGGGCGACTGGCCATACCTGTGGATGGCACCGTAACGTTAACCGGGCATCGATCAAAATGTGGGATCTGGCGGCATGACCAGATTTTCCCGTGACCCTCTTTATCGTCGCCACCGATTTCCGGCGCAGGTGATTGCCCATGCCGTTTGGCTCTATTTCCAGTTTCCGCTCAGCCTGCGGATGGTCGAGGGGCACTGTAAACTTAACGCTGTGAAAACAAGATCTGGGAGTGAGGCTTTGGTTCATTCGGCGTGAAGGCGCGCGATTTGGCGCCATGCTTGCATGGCAGTTGCTCGCAGTTCTCGATGGTGGGTGGATGGAATATCGTGGCGGGGAACGTTAAAGAGGTTGGCGATCGGGTCGTGGACGGAAACGAAACGCTGAAGATGTCGCGCTGACTTGAAGCGCTTCATGATCCTCTCCCGCCGTCGGACGGGTTGATGAGAGTTCTCCGCCCGATTGTTCAGGCCCTTGTGCGAGCGATGCTCGACGCCTGGCATGATCTCCCGCTTCGCCGCACCGTAGGATCGAAGCTTGTCGGTGATCATCACACGCGGCGAACGGCCTTGCCCTTTCAGAAGCTTTCGCATCAAGCGCTTTGCCGCCTTGGCATTGCGACGGCTTTGCACCAACACGTCGAGAACAAACCCGTCCTGATCAACGGCGCGCCAAAGCCAGTGTTTCTTTCCACCGATGGTGATGACAACCTCATCGAGATACCATTTGTCGCCGAGCTTGCCGGCCGATCGCTTCCGGATATCATTGGCAAAGTGTCTGCCAAATTTCTCAGCCCAAAGTCGCACGGTCTGGTGAGAGACGATGACGCCACGAGCTGCCAGCATATCCTCGACCATCCGCAGGCTGAGCGGAAACCGGAAATAGAGCCAAACGGCATGGGCAATCACCTGCGCCGGAAATCGGTGGCGACGATAAAGAGGATCACGGGAAAATCTGGTCATGCCGCCAGATCCCACATTTTGATCGATGCCCGGTTAACGTTACGGTGCCTCCATGACTACCGATCTCGCACGGTCGACTCGCTCTTTGGCGTTTGCCGTATGCGCGTACCTCGCTTTCGCGGCTGCGCGTGCGACGGATCGGCGAATCCTGGCGAAGGAAGAACAGAAGCCCTGTTGAACGGCAGAGCCACGCCGGAGTTGCAGCGCATTCAGGCTGAACTCGGCTCCCGATTGTCATTTCGTGAAGCGGCGCGTGTTCTCGACCTTTTTGTGCCGGCCATGCGGCCGCACAATCATCGCACTGTAAGCAACCGGCTGGCGAAGGTCGCCGATCAGATCGAGAAATGGGACCTTGCAAGTCCCTATAGACTGAGCCGTGCCGACGGGTCGCCCATTTCCGTGTTCATTGATGGCGCCTACATTCGCGCGGTCCCCGGATACCAGAGCCGCCATTTCGAAATTGCCATGGGGCGGGTTGTGACCAAAGGCCGACCACCGCGTCAGTTCGCGGCCTCACCGCATGTTACCACCGGCAAGCACGACGTTGTTCGTGCGGCGCTGCGGGCGCAAGGGTGGGTGCCAGGCAGCGACGTCACCGTTTTCAGCGACGGAGACGTCGGGCTGCAGGGTATCGTCATCGGCGCAACACGCCAGCCCATCACCCACATTCTCGACTGGTTCCATCTGTCGATGCGGCTCCGTCACATCGAACAGGCGTGGGAAGGGCTCAAGAGCGTTGGCAATCTGAGTATCTACCTTCGAGACACTGCGCTTCATGTGCCGCGGCTTCGTCATCTCCTCTGGAGCGGCTACGTCAGGGAGGCGACGAGAGCCGTGAGGGATATGCTTTGCCAGTTGGAGCAATATGCTCGGCTGCCGGATGCCAGCAACAAGCTCAAGCGC is a window encoding:
- a CDS encoding DUF2285 domain-containing protein; translated protein: MLSKPRLRALQRLNALSVGQHLPARLFPPERRGPRLTFVLRALDGSLAGASHRELAEALIGHRRVHADWRDPRDHMRDRIRRAVPHGRALMNGGYKEFLT
- a CDS encoding phasin family protein, with product MLLSNSRRVPKTPGKCSESIFENTKAVGNELSLKTIAALRANAEADLSHLQALVGAKLPSAVIALQSNLLRKGLEMCVEQTKEFQALSTKGVANVTKPIKDALEKALTDAKAA
- a CDS encoding IS6 family transposase, which translates into the protein MTVSAPTYKNHRYPIEIVARAVWLYFRFNLSLRDVEEMLLDRGIVVSYETIRRWCRKHGPDYARRIRRKAPTKDDVWHLDEVVVRINGQKCWLWRAVDQDGYVLDEIVQTRRNTKAARRLLTRLLKKQGLPPKRMITDKLRSYGAAKRQLMPNVEHRSHKGLNNRAENSHLPFRKRERTRQGFRSVGSLQHFVSIFSAVRNLFVPSQTNRSAAQIRTHRRQAMAAWEAVSARPA
- a CDS encoding IS6 family transposase: MTRFSRDPLYRRHRFPAQVIAHAVWLYFRFPLSLRMVEDMLAARGVIVSHQTVRLWAEKFGRHFANDIRKRSAGKLGDKWYLDEVVITIGGKKHWLWRAVDQDGFVLDVLVQSRRNAKAAKRLMRKLLKGQGRSPRVMITDKLRSYGAAKREIMPGVEHRSHKGLNNRAENSHQPVRRRERIMKRFKSARHLQRFVSVHDPIANLFNVPRHDIPSTHHRELRATAMQAWRQIARLHAE